The following proteins come from a genomic window of Trifolium pratense cultivar HEN17-A07 linkage group LG4, ARS_RC_1.1, whole genome shotgun sequence:
- the LOC123923214 gene encoding cationic peroxidase 1-like yields the protein MASVTHSMVTFFVLICFIGIVSSSSVIPSATTFVSSNLQNQLSNIFYNAKCPQALPIIKAYITTAVLNDRRLGASLLRLHFHDCFVQGCDASVLLKDTPTFKGEQNALPNANSLRGFDIIDRVKAILETTCPNVFSCADILAVAARDSVVALGGPTWIVSLGRRDSTTADFKAANSDLPSPFLDLAALISAFKKKGFSADEMVALSGAHTIGKARCFLFRNRIYNESNIEPNYAKTLQQFVPCPKSGGDNNLAPFDITTSTFFDNAYYKNLLNKKGLVHSDQQLYNGGSTDYKVVAYANNPLLFRLDFASAMIKMGNLSPLTGNKGQIRKYCSRVN from the exons atggCTAGTGTTACACATTCCATGGTGACATTCTTTGTATTGATATGTTTTATTGGTATAGTCTCATCTTCAAGTGTAATTCCTTCAGCAACTACTTTTGTGTCTTCTAATTTACAAAATCAGTTGAGCAACATTTTTTATAATGCAAAGTGTCCTCAAGCTCTGCCTATCATTAAGGCATACATAACCACGGCAGTATTGAATGATCGTCGCTTGGGTGCATCATTGCTCCGTCTTCATTTTCATGATTGCTTTGTTCAA GGGTGTGATGCATCAGTATTGTTAAAGGACACACCAACGTTCAAGGGAGAACAAAATGCCTTGCCAAATGCCAATTCTCTAAGGGGTTTTGACATCATAGACAGAGTAAAAGCTATATTAGAGACAACGTGCCCCAATGTTTTTTCTTGTGCAGATATCTTAGCCGTTGCAGCCAGAGACTCTGTTGTTGCT CTTGGTGGACCTACTTGGATAGTTAGTTTGGGTAGAAGAGACTCAACAACCGCAGATTTTAAGGCTGCTAATTCTGATTTACCATCTCCATTTCTTGATCTTGCTGCCCTTATTAGTGCTTTCAAGAAAAAGGGTTTCTCAGCTGATGAAATGGTTGCTTTGTCAG gTGCTCACACAATAGGAAAAGCAAGATGCTTCTTATTCCGAAACAGGATTTACAACGAAAGCAACATAGAACCTAACTATGCGAAAACATTGCAACAGTTCGTACCATGTCCAAAGAGTGGTGGCGATAACAACTTAGCTCCTTTCGACATTACAACTTCAACCTTCTTTGACAACGCTTATtacaaaaatttattgaacAAAAAGGGTCTTGTGCATTCCGATCAACAACTCTACAATGGTGGTTCTACTGATTACAAAGTTGTAGCATATGCCAATAATCCATTACTCTTCCGTTTGGATTTCGCTAGCGCGATGATTAAGATGGGAAATCTCAGTCCTTTAACTGGAAACAAGGGTCAGATCAGAAAATATTGCAGCAGAGTGAATTAA